One window of Saccharopolyspora phatthalungensis genomic DNA carries:
- a CDS encoding FecCD family ABC transporter permease translates to MTRVLDSSEKTARAVAGRRPIRLGPFSGVLRWQPLVALLGGLVVLLAFFVLNLGLGEYQISPVEVLNTLLGGGDRAQQIIVVELRLPRSLTGLLVGAALGLAGAIMQALARNPLASPDMLGITWGAGTAATAVIVLGGTAGSIAGALANYGLPLVALAGGLVTGIAVYVLAYRRGVDSFRLVLVGVGVSALAGNATYWLLTVGDVNDASRALIWLTGSLNARGWEHVIPVAIALVVLIPLTLIGTHVLGALQFDDDTVRGLGVRRDLSRGALLLASVVLASIATAAAGPIQFVALATPQIALRVARTSRPPLLTSAVLGGALVVGSDVISRTAFGGMELPVGIITAVLGAPYLIYLLVRRYREVRA, encoded by the coding sequence GTGACCCGAGTCCTGGACAGCAGCGAAAAGACCGCCAGGGCCGTCGCCGGGCGGCGACCGATTCGGCTGGGCCCGTTCTCCGGGGTGCTGCGCTGGCAGCCGCTGGTGGCGCTGCTGGGCGGCCTCGTGGTGCTGCTGGCGTTCTTCGTGCTCAACCTCGGGCTGGGCGAGTACCAGATCAGCCCGGTGGAGGTGCTCAACACGCTGCTCGGCGGCGGCGACCGGGCGCAGCAGATCATCGTCGTCGAGCTGCGGCTGCCGAGGTCGCTGACCGGCCTGCTGGTCGGCGCCGCCCTCGGTCTCGCCGGCGCGATCATGCAGGCACTAGCGCGGAACCCGCTGGCCAGCCCGGACATGCTAGGCATCACCTGGGGCGCGGGGACCGCCGCGACCGCGGTGATCGTGCTCGGCGGCACGGCGGGCAGCATCGCGGGTGCGCTGGCGAACTACGGCCTGCCGCTCGTGGCGCTGGCGGGCGGGCTGGTCACCGGCATTGCGGTCTACGTGCTGGCCTACCGCCGCGGCGTGGACTCCTTCCGGTTGGTGCTGGTCGGCGTCGGCGTCAGCGCGCTGGCGGGCAACGCGACCTACTGGCTGCTGACCGTCGGCGATGTGAACGACGCGAGCCGGGCCCTGATCTGGCTGACCGGCAGCCTCAACGCGCGCGGCTGGGAACACGTGATTCCAGTGGCGATCGCCCTCGTCGTGCTGATCCCGCTGACCCTGATCGGCACGCACGTGCTCGGGGCGCTGCAGTTCGACGACGACACGGTTCGCGGGCTGGGCGTCCGGCGGGACCTGTCGCGCGGTGCGCTGCTGCTGGCCTCTGTCGTCTTGGCGTCGATCGCGACCGCCGCAGCAGGACCGATCCAGTTCGTCGCGCTGGCCACCCCGCAGATCGCGCTGCGGGTGGCGCGCACCTCGCGGCCGCCCCTGCTGACCTCGGCAGTGCTCGGTGGCGCGCTGGTCGTCGGTTCGGACGTGATCTCCCGGACCGCCTTCGGCGGCATGGAGCTGCCGGTCGGCATCATCACCGCCGTCCTCGGCGCCCCGTATCTGATCTACCTGCTCGTCCGTCGGTATCGGGAGGTCCGCGCATGA
- a CDS encoding FecCD family ABC transporter permease, with product MSRSVAVGSPRASGHGAASTASGGGRLRQRRRRRFAGIAVLLVVLVVSCVLSVVIGAKTIPLSDVWSGLFTPTGTENDLIIRELRVPRTVVGVLAGAALGLAGALMQGHTRNPIADPGILGITQGAALAVVLAVYTFGVTTLLGFIWFGFAGALLGALAVFAIGSLGRGGPTPVALALAGAAISHLLQAITSALVISDQQTMDTYRFWKVGSVSISDPAVIPQVLPFLAVGIVLALANASSLNALSLGDDVARSLGHRVEWARRAGIAGIAILVGGTVAICGPIGFVGLIVPHVARFFTGADYRWLLPFAGLLGASLVLLADVLGRIVARPSEVQVGVMLAMVGAPLFIALVRRRKLVRL from the coding sequence GTGAGTCGCAGCGTGGCCGTCGGTAGCCCTCGCGCATCCGGGCATGGCGCGGCATCGACGGCCTCCGGCGGTGGGCGCCTGCGACAACGCCGACGCCGCCGGTTCGCCGGCATCGCGGTCCTGCTGGTCGTGCTGGTGGTCAGCTGCGTGCTCAGCGTGGTGATCGGCGCCAAGACGATCCCGCTATCCGACGTGTGGAGCGGGCTGTTCACGCCCACCGGCACGGAGAACGACCTGATCATCCGGGAGCTGCGGGTACCGCGCACGGTCGTCGGCGTCCTCGCGGGCGCGGCGCTGGGCCTGGCGGGCGCGTTGATGCAGGGCCACACCCGCAACCCGATCGCCGACCCCGGCATCCTGGGCATCACGCAGGGCGCGGCGCTGGCCGTGGTCCTCGCGGTCTACACCTTCGGCGTCACCACGCTGCTCGGCTTCATCTGGTTCGGCTTCGCCGGCGCCTTGCTGGGCGCGCTGGCCGTGTTCGCGATCGGCTCCCTCGGCCGCGGCGGCCCCACCCCGGTGGCCCTGGCGCTGGCCGGCGCCGCGATCAGCCACCTGTTGCAGGCCATCACCTCGGCGCTGGTGATCTCCGACCAGCAGACCATGGACACCTACCGGTTCTGGAAGGTCGGCTCCGTCTCGATCAGCGACCCGGCGGTGATCCCGCAGGTGCTGCCGTTCCTGGCGGTGGGCATCGTGCTGGCGCTGGCCAACGCGTCCAGCCTCAACGCCCTGTCGCTGGGAGACGATGTGGCCCGCTCGCTGGGTCACCGCGTGGAGTGGGCGCGCCGGGCGGGCATCGCGGGGATCGCGATCCTGGTCGGTGGCACGGTCGCGATCTGCGGGCCGATCGGGTTCGTCGGCCTGATCGTGCCGCACGTGGCCCGCTTCTTTACCGGTGCCGACTACCGCTGGCTGCTGCCGTTCGCCGGGCTGCTGGGCGCGTCGCTGGTGCTGCTCGCCGACGTGCTCGGCCGGATCGTGGCGCGGCCGTCCGAAGTGCAGGTCGGGGTGATGCTGGCGATGGTCGGCGCGCCGTTGTTCATCGCGCTCGTGCGCCGCCGGAAGTTGGTGCGGTTGTGA
- a CDS encoding ABC transporter ATP-binding protein, whose amino-acid sequence MTASATSSEAQPAAPTEGGDRQRLHASDLQLAYGDRVIVDGLDFDVVDGTITAVIGPNGCGKSTLLRALGRLLRPRRGSVLLDGKQIHKMSTKEVAKVLGVLPQSPVAPEGLTVADLVARGRHPHQSWYRQWSSDDESAVAEALGMTGIEDLADRTLDELSGGQRQRAWLSMALAQGTDLLLLDEPTTYLDLSHQVDVLELVGRLHDESGRTVVMVLHDLNLAARYADRLVAMKGGAIVAEGEPGEVLTEELLAEVFELNARVMADPVAGTPMVVPVGGRRGAAADQFGS is encoded by the coding sequence ATGACAGCATCCGCCACGTCCAGCGAAGCCCAGCCCGCCGCGCCGACCGAGGGGGGTGACCGGCAGCGGCTGCACGCCAGCGACCTTCAACTGGCCTACGGCGACCGGGTCATCGTCGACGGTCTGGACTTCGACGTCGTGGACGGCACCATAACCGCGGTGATCGGCCCGAATGGCTGCGGCAAGTCGACGCTGCTGCGCGCGCTGGGACGGCTGTTGCGACCGCGGCGCGGCAGCGTGCTGCTGGACGGCAAGCAGATCCACAAGATGTCCACCAAGGAAGTGGCCAAGGTGCTCGGGGTGCTCCCGCAGTCCCCGGTGGCCCCGGAAGGGTTGACCGTCGCCGACCTGGTCGCGCGCGGGCGGCACCCGCACCAGTCCTGGTACCGGCAGTGGTCCTCGGATGACGAGTCGGCGGTGGCCGAGGCGCTGGGCATGACCGGCATCGAGGACCTCGCCGACCGCACCCTCGACGAGCTCTCCGGCGGCCAGCGGCAGCGCGCCTGGCTGTCCATGGCGCTGGCCCAGGGCACCGACCTGCTGCTGCTCGATGAGCCGACCACCTACCTCGACCTGTCCCACCAGGTGGACGTGCTGGAGCTGGTGGGGCGATTGCACGACGAGAGTGGACGTACCGTGGTGATGGTGCTGCACGACCTCAACCTGGCCGCGCGCTACGCCGACCGGCTGGTGGCGATGAAGGGCGGCGCTATCGTTGCCGAGGGCGAACCGGGTGAAGTGCTCACCGAGGAGTTGCTGGCCGAAGTTTTCGAGCTGAACGCGCGGGTGATGGCCGACCCCGTAGCGGGTACTCCGATGGTGGTGCCGGTTGGCGGTCGTCGCGGCGCGGCCGCCGATCAGTTCGGCTCGTAA
- a CDS encoding ATP-dependent Clp protease ATP-binding subunit — translation MFERFTDRARRVVVLAQEEARMLNHNYIGTEHILLGLIHEGEGVAAKALESLGIALEGVRQQVEEIIGQGQQAPSGHIPFTPRAKKVLELSLREALQLGHNYIGTEHILLGLIREGEGVAAQVLVKLGADLNRVRQQVLQLLSGYQGKEPAEAGGRGEGTPSSSLVLDQFGRNLTQSAREGKLDPVIGREKEIERIMQVLSRRTKNNPVLIGEAGVGKTAVVEGLAQKVVKGEVPETLKDKQLYTLDLGSLVAGSRYRGDFEERLKKVLKEIKTRGDIILFIDEIHTLVGAGAAEGAIDAASILKPMLARGELQTIGATTLEEYRKYVEKDPALERRFQPIQVGEPSLQHTVEILKGLRDRYEAHHRVSITDAALVAAASLADRYINDRFLPDKAIDLIDEAGARMRIRRMTAPPDLREFDEKIADVRREKESAIDAQDFERAARLRDEEKQLLGQKEEREKQWKAGDLDVVAEVDDEQIAEVLANWTGIPVFKLTEEETTRLLRMEDELHKRIIGQDDAVKAVSQAIRRTRAGLKDPKRPSGSFIFAGPSGVGKTELSKALAEFLFGDDDALVQIDMGEFHDRYTASRLFGAPPGYVGYEEGGQLTEKVRRKPFSVVLFDEIEKAHQEIYNTLLQVLEDGRLTDGQGRTVDFKNTVLIFTSNLGTQDISKAVGLGFSSGQGAESNYERMKNKVNEEMKKHFRPEFLNRIDDVIVFHQLTEAEIIQMVDLLGGRVEKALKGKDMALELTDTAKKLLAKRGFDPVLGARPLRRTIQREIEDKLSEKILFGEVQPGQIVIVDVEGWDGEGADDKAHFTFRGEQKPSLVPDTPPVAVSASSEEKSDGSDTESA, via the coding sequence ATGTTCGAGAGGTTCACCGACCGCGCGAGGCGGGTGGTCGTCCTGGCCCAAGAAGAGGCCCGGATGCTCAACCACAACTACATCGGCACCGAGCACATTCTTCTGGGCTTGATCCACGAGGGTGAGGGTGTCGCCGCCAAGGCGCTGGAGTCGCTGGGTATCGCGCTTGAGGGCGTGCGCCAACAGGTCGAGGAGATCATCGGCCAGGGACAGCAGGCCCCCAGCGGACACATCCCGTTCACCCCACGGGCGAAGAAGGTGCTGGAGCTGTCGCTTCGCGAGGCGCTGCAGCTCGGCCACAACTACATCGGCACCGAGCACATTCTGCTCGGGCTGATCCGCGAGGGCGAGGGCGTCGCCGCGCAGGTGCTCGTCAAGCTCGGTGCGGACCTCAACCGGGTGCGTCAGCAAGTCCTCCAGCTGCTGTCCGGCTACCAGGGCAAGGAGCCCGCGGAGGCCGGTGGGCGTGGCGAGGGCACCCCGTCGTCGTCGCTGGTGCTGGACCAGTTCGGCCGCAACCTGACGCAGAGCGCCCGGGAGGGCAAGCTCGACCCGGTGATCGGCCGGGAGAAGGAAATCGAGCGGATCATGCAGGTCCTCTCGCGGCGCACCAAGAACAACCCGGTGCTCATCGGTGAGGCCGGCGTCGGCAAGACGGCGGTCGTGGAGGGGCTGGCCCAGAAGGTGGTCAAGGGCGAGGTGCCCGAGACGCTCAAGGACAAGCAGCTCTACACCCTGGACCTGGGATCGCTGGTCGCCGGTTCCCGGTATCGCGGTGATTTCGAGGAGCGCCTGAAGAAGGTGCTCAAGGAGATCAAGACCCGCGGCGACATCATCCTGTTCATCGACGAGATCCACACCCTGGTCGGCGCGGGTGCCGCCGAGGGTGCGATCGACGCGGCGAGCATCCTCAAGCCGATGCTGGCCCGCGGCGAGCTGCAGACCATCGGTGCTACCACGCTTGAGGAGTACCGGAAGTACGTCGAGAAGGACCCGGCGCTGGAGCGCCGCTTCCAGCCGATCCAGGTCGGCGAGCCGTCGCTGCAGCACACCGTGGAGATCCTCAAGGGCCTGCGGGACCGCTACGAGGCGCACCACCGGGTGTCCATCACCGACGCCGCGCTCGTCGCCGCGGCGAGCCTGGCCGACCGCTACATCAACGACCGTTTCCTGCCGGACAAGGCGATCGACCTGATCGACGAGGCCGGGGCCCGGATGCGCATCCGCCGCATGACCGCGCCGCCGGACCTGCGCGAGTTCGACGAGAAGATCGCCGACGTGCGCCGGGAGAAGGAGTCCGCGATCGACGCGCAGGACTTCGAGCGGGCCGCTCGCCTGCGGGACGAGGAGAAGCAGCTCCTCGGCCAGAAGGAAGAGCGGGAGAAGCAGTGGAAGGCCGGTGACCTCGACGTGGTCGCCGAGGTCGATGACGAGCAGATCGCCGAGGTGCTGGCGAACTGGACCGGCATTCCGGTGTTCAAGCTCACCGAGGAGGAGACCACCCGGCTGCTGCGCATGGAAGACGAGCTGCACAAGCGGATCATCGGCCAGGACGACGCGGTCAAGGCCGTCTCGCAGGCCATCCGGCGCACCCGTGCCGGGCTCAAGGACCCCAAGCGCCCGTCCGGCTCGTTCATCTTCGCCGGCCCCTCGGGTGTCGGGAAGACCGAGCTGTCCAAGGCGCTGGCGGAGTTCCTCTTCGGCGACGACGACGCGCTCGTGCAGATCGACATGGGCGAGTTCCACGACCGCTACACCGCCTCGCGGCTCTTCGGCGCCCCGCCCGGCTACGTCGGCTACGAGGAGGGCGGTCAGCTCACCGAGAAGGTCCGCCGCAAGCCGTTCTCGGTGGTGCTCTTCGACGAGATCGAAAAGGCGCACCAGGAGATCTACAACACCCTGCTGCAGGTGCTGGAGGACGGCCGGCTCACCGACGGGCAGGGCCGCACGGTGGACTTCAAGAACACGGTGCTGATCTTCACCTCCAACCTGGGCACCCAGGACATCTCCAAGGCCGTCGGGCTGGGCTTCTCCAGTGGTCAGGGCGCCGAGTCCAACTACGAGCGGATGAAGAACAAGGTCAACGAGGAGATGAAGAAGCATTTCCGGCCGGAGTTCCTCAACCGCATCGACGATGTGATCGTGTTCCACCAGCTCACCGAGGCCGAGATCATCCAGATGGTCGACCTGCTCGGGGGCCGGGTGGAAAAGGCGCTCAAGGGCAAGGACATGGCCCTGGAGCTGACCGACACGGCCAAGAAGCTGCTGGCCAAGCGCGGGTTCGACCCGGTGCTGGGCGCCCGGCCGCTGCGCCGGACCATCCAGCGCGAGATCGAGGACAAGCTCTCCGAGAAGATCCTGTTCGGCGAGGTCCAGCCGGGTCAGATCGTGATCGTGGACGTCGAGGGCTGGGACGGCGAAGGCGCCGACGACAAGGCGCACTTCACCTTCCGCGGCGAGCAGAAGCCGTCGCTGGTTCCGGACACCCCGCCGGTCGCGGTCTCGGCGAGCTCCGAGGAGAAGTCGGACGGCTCGGACACCGAGTCCGCCTGA
- a CDS encoding histone-like nucleoid-structuring protein Lsr2 produces the protein MAQKVTVTLVDDLDGGQADETVEFGLDGVSYQIDLSADNAGELRDALANYVSSARRAGGRKKPGPRPGAAARSGGGSTSADREQNQAIREWARKRGLKVSDRGRIPADIVEQYHQAN, from the coding sequence ATGGCGCAGAAGGTCACTGTCACCCTTGTCGACGATCTGGACGGCGGACAGGCGGACGAAACCGTTGAGTTCGGATTGGACGGCGTCTCCTACCAGATCGACCTTTCCGCGGACAATGCCGGCGAGTTGCGGGATGCACTGGCGAACTACGTCTCCAGCGCGCGTCGGGCCGGCGGTCGCAAGAAGCCGGGTCCCCGGCCGGGGGCCGCGGCGCGTTCCGGCGGCGGTTCCACGAGCGCCGATCGCGAGCAGAACCAGGCCATTCGGGAATGGGCTCGCAAGCGCGGCCTGAAGGTGTCGGACCGGGGCCGTATCCCCGCCGACATCGTCGAGCAGTACCACCAGGCGAACTGA